A genomic segment from Ptychodera flava strain L36383 chromosome 19, AS_Pfla_20210202, whole genome shotgun sequence encodes:
- the LOC139119372 gene encoding long-chain fatty acid transport protein 6-like isoform X3 has translation MSSPDVNKALKIASGAVATVGLLNYVYPYWGHDWRTLRFGWRFKAALNSLMERKHYVVDIFEEQAKKQPYKTFVIHNNTIYTYGDIDRMSNQFANFVRRQGLKRGDTVAMFMYNEPAYLWMYFGFAKLGISCAFINYNLRGEAIIHCLDVTGAKLLVVGHETELLLAVADIKDQSAAIKVNVWSFHGDNQSYIRDIREEMLTSPAEPISKDERIDVSEDDVNVYIFTSGTTGHPKAVKITHASHVMTCFLMMDLDVQRNDRIYICLPLYHSSGFMLACGLALNRGITVILAKKLSVHNFWDDCRRHNATIVMYIGELCRYLLTLPETPHDKNHSVRMAIGNGLRPDIWTKFQQRFRIPKIVEFYGATDGTFYGVNTDNKIGAVGKFSPLTKRLYGFHLVKYDFETAQPIRGKDGRCIAVGIGEVGLLLSPVVGEYDGYSGNEEATEKKLVRNAFKDGDVYCNMGDLMRLDKNYYLYFVDRIGDTFRWKGENVATIEVADVVGKYPNIEEVNVYGVKIPGYDGRAGMAALILKNEETFDPKEFYNHVTSSLPMYACPKFLRVMEKLETTGTYKYKKGDLVEEAFNPDEAKEKMYYIDNSSRTYKHLNKAAYLHILTGKAKL, from the exons ATGTCATCGCCGGACGTTAACAAAGCTTTGAAGATAGCTTCGGGTGCAGTGGCCACTGTAGGTTTGCTGAATTATGTGTATCCATACTGGGGCCATGATTGGCGCACCCTCAGATTTGGTTGGCGGTTTAAGGCAGCTTTAAACAGTCTAATGGAACGGAAGCACTATGTAGTCGACATCTTCGAGGAGCAAGCAAAGAAGCAGCCATACAAGACATTCGTTATACACAACAACACAATATACACCTACGGGGACATCGACCGTATGTCCAATCAGTTTGCAAACTTTGTTCGCCGACAGGGACTCAAGCGAGGAGACACCGTCGCCATGTTTATGTACAACGAACCAGCGTATTTATGGATGTACTTTGGCTTTGCAAAGTTAGGAATAAGTTGCGCCTTCATCAACTACAACCTGCGTGGTGAAGCAATAATCCATTGTCTTGATGTCACTGGAGCCAAGCTACTAGTGGTAGGACACG AGACGGAACTTTTATTAGCTGTTGCGGACATTAAAGACCAATCGGCTGCCATCAAGGTCAACGTATGGAGTTTCCATGGCGATAATCAAAgttatatcagagatatcagagAGGAAATGTTGACATCTCCTGCTGAACCGATATCAAAAGATGAAAGAATCGACGTTTCTGAGGACGACGTCAATGTCTATATATTCACCTCTGGCACAACAG GTCACCCGAAAGCGGTCAAAATCACCCATGCGTCACATGTGATGACGTGCTTTTTGATGATGGATTTAGATGTACAGCGAAATGACCGTATCTATATTTGCCTTCCACTCTACCATAGTTCTGGCTTTATGCTTGCTTGCGGTTTAGCTTTAAATCGAG GAATCACCGTGATTCTTGCAAAGAAGTTATCTGTTCACAATTTTTGGGATGACTGCCGACGTCATAATGCAACCATCGTCATGTATATCGGTGAATTGTGCCGTTATCTTTTGACTTTACCTGAG ACGCCACACGATAAGAACCATTCCGTACGAATGGCGATTGGCAATGGTCTCCGCCCGGATATATGGACTAAATTTCAGCAGCGATTCCGCATTCCAAAGATCGTAGAGTTTTACGGTGCCACTGACGGGACTTTCTACGGAGTAAATACGGACAATAAGATTGGCGCGGTGGGAAAATTTTCCCCACTTACAAAA CGACTGTATGGGTTCCACCTGGtcaaatatgattttgaaaCTGCTCAACCAATCAGAGGAAAAGATGGGAGGTGCATAGCTGTCGGGATAG GTGAGGTAGGGCTGCTACTGAGCCCCGTAGTTGGTGAATATGACGGTTACAGTGGGAACGAAGAGGCGACCGAAAAAAAGCTTGTCAGGAATGCTTTCAAAGATGGTGATGTTTACTGCAATATGGGTGATCTCATGCGCCTGGATAAGAATTACTACCTTTACTTTGTTGATAGAATCGGTGACACTTTCAG GTGGAAGGGCGAAAATGTAGCGACTATAGAAGTGGCTGACGTTGTCGGAAAGTATCCGAACATCGAAGAGGTCAATGTCTACGGAGTGAAAATACCGG GATACGATGGCCGAGCTGGTATGGCTGCTCTGATCCTAAAGAACGAAgaaacctttgaccccaaagaATTTTATAACCACGTGACATCTTCGCTACCAATGTATGCTTGTCCAAAATTTCTGCGGGTGATGGAGAAGCTAGAAACTACAGGCACCTACAAGTACAAGAAAGGGGACCTTGTTGAAGAAGCATTCAACCCAGATGAGGCCAAGGAGAAGATGTATTATATTGATAATTCTAGTAGAACATACAAACACTTGAACAAAgctgcttatttgcatattttgacaggGAAAGCCAAGCTGTAA